One genomic segment of Equus przewalskii isolate Varuska chromosome 13, EquPr2, whole genome shotgun sequence includes these proteins:
- the FAM193B gene encoding protein FAM193B isoform X11, translated as MPKLVKNLLGEMPLWVCQSCRKSMEEDERQTGREHAVAISLSHTSCKSQSCGGDSHSSSSSSSSSSSSSSSCHGNSGDWDPSSFLSAHKLSGLWNSPHSSGAVPGSSLGSPPTIPGEVFSISEHHRHSDLTAPPNSPTGHHPQPVSLIPSHPGSFGSPPHPHLLPPSPAAPFPAQASECPVAAAAAPNTPGACQSPHLPSTSMSLLKMPPPFSGCSHPCSGHCSGHCGSPLLPPPSSQQLPSTHSRDPGCKGHKFTHSGLACQLPQPCEADEGLGEEEDSSSERSSCTSSSIHQRDGKFCDCCYCEFFGHNAEKEKAQLAAEALKQVDRSVSGSQEPRPARERLLEWPDRELDRVNSFLSSRLQEIKNTVKDSIRASFSVCELSMDSNGFSKEGAAQPEPPKLPSSNLNGSSEQRPDINLDLSPLTLGSPQNHTLQAPGEPAPPWAEMRVPHPPWTEVRGPPPGIIPENGLVRRLNTVPNLSRVIWVKTPKPGNPSSEEPSPKEVPSFKQELPEPVASGGKPRKGKRQGSQAKKSEASPAPQSPASLEAPSAKGQTPSPKQPGKAPEPPKVSSCAEAGEGSQGSWPGPGWAGSPKADKEKGSSWRNWPGEAKARPLEQESVQPPGPARPQSLPQGKGRSRRSRNKQEKSASSLDDVFLPKDMDGVEMDETDREVEYFKSPCCVEHLEGVLRSRLPPEGLQFLPPHPHPPAQDPPCSPPPWTNQKLNGCRAMLGPLRTLCRAASWCYAASTLRAWGLGWPVGRGLLVLLAQHCSLCVWFFVFVFQFFTFDTVKIFRAER; from the exons ATGCCAAAGCTCGTCAAGAATCTCCTAGGCGAGATGCCTCTGTGGGTCTGCCAGAGTTGCCGAAAGAGCATGGAGGAAGATGAAAGGCAGACAGGTCGAGAACATGCAGTGGCG ATCTCCTTGTCACACACATCCTGCAAATCACAGTCTTGTGGGGGTGACTCTCATTCCTCTTCGTCATCCTCTTCATCGTCCTCATCCTCGTCCTCCTCCTGCCATGGGAACTCAGGAGACTGGGATCCCAGCTCATTCCTGTCAGCACATAAGCTCTCAGGCCTCTGGAACTCCCCGCACTCCAGTGGGGCCGTGCCGGGCAGCTCACTCGGGAGTCCTCCTACCATCCCCG GTGAGGTTTTCTCCATCTCGGAGCACCACCGGCACTCAGACCTCACTGCTCCACCTAacagccccactggccaccacCCACAGCCAGTGTCACTGATCCCATCTCACCCCGGATCCTTTGGCTCACCACCCCACCCACACCTGCTGCCCCCTTCCCCAGCAGCACCTTTCCCTGCCCAGGCTTCAGAATGccctgttgctgctgctgctgcccccaacACCCCGGGGGCCTGTCAGAGCCCCCACCTGCCCTCCACCAGCATGTCACTCCTGAAGATGCCTCCGCCATTCTCGGGGTGCAGCCACCCCTGTAGTGGGCACTGCAGTGGGCATTGTGGCagtcctctcctcccaccaccgAGCTCTCAGCAGCTCCCTAGCACTCACAG CAGGGACCCCGGGTGCAAGGGGCACAAGTTTACACACAGTGGCCTGGCTTGTCAACTGCCCCAGCCATGTGAGGCAGATGAGGGGCTGGGCGAGGAAGAGGACAGCAGCTCAGAGCGTAGCTCCTGCACCTCATCCTCCATCCACCAGAGAGATGGGAAGTTCTGTGACTGCTGCTACTGTGAGTTCTTCGGTCACAATGCG GAAAAGGAGAAGGCCCAGTTGGCAGCAGAAGCGCTAAAGCAGGTGGATCGTAGTGTTTCTGGAAGCCAGGAGCCAAGGCCTGCCAGGGAGAGGCTCTTGGAGTGGCCTGACCGGGAGCTGGATCGGGTCAACAGCTTCCTGAGCAGCCGTCTGCAGGAGATCAAGAACACTGTCAAAGACTCCATCCGTGCCAGCTTCAGTGTGTGTGAGCTCAGCATGGACAGCAATGGCTTCTCTAAGGAGGGGGCTGCTCAGCCAGAGCCCCCGAAGCTACCCTCCTCAAACCTCAATGGCTCCTCAGAGCAACGGCCTGACATCAACCTTGACCTGTCCCCTTTGACTCTGGGCTCCCCTCAGAACCACACGTTACAAGCTCCAGGCGAGCCAGCCCCACCATGGGCAGAAATGAGAGTCCCTCACCCACCATGGACCGAGGTGAGGGGCCCCCCTCCTGGAATCATCCCTGAGAATGGGCTGGTGAGGAGACTCAACACGGTGCCCAACCTGTCCCGAGTGATCTGGGTCAAGACACCCAAGCCAGGCAACCCTAGCTCTGAGGAACCAAGCCCAAAGGAGGTCCCCAGTTTCAAGCAGGAGCTGCCTGAGCCTGTGGCCTCAGGTGGGAAGCCACGGAAGGGCAAGAGACAGGGCAGTCAGGCCAAGAAGAGTGAGGCGAGCCCAGCCCCTCAGTCCCCAGCCAGCCTCGAGGCTCCCAGTGCCAAGGGCCAGACCCCCAGCCCCAAACAGCCAGGCAAGGCCCCAGAGCCTCCCAAAGTGAGCAGCTgtgctgaggctggagaggggagcCAGGGGAGCTGGCCAGGCCCAGGTTGGGCTGGCAGCCCCAAAGCTGACAAGGAGAAGGGCAGCTCCTGGCGAAATTGGCCAGGTGAGGCCAAGGCACGGCCTCTGGAGCAGGAGTCTGTGCAGCCCCCAGGCCCAGCAAGGCCACAGAGCTTGCCACAGGGCAAGGGCCGGAGCCGCCGGAGCCGCAACAAGCAAGAGAAGTCGGCCTCCTCCTTGG ACGATGTGTTCCTGCCCAAGGACATGGATGGGGTGGAGATGGATGAGACTGACCGGGAGGTGGAGTACTTCAAGAG CCCCTGCTGCGTCGAGCATCTTGAGGGTGTCCTGCGGTCCCGACTGCCCCCTGAAGGTCTGCAGTTTCTTCCTCCACATCCCCACCCGCCTGCCCAAGATCCGCCCTGCTCCCCACCACCCTGGACCAACCAAAAGCTGAATGGATGCCGTGCCATGCTGGGGCCCCTCAGGACCCTGTGCAGAGCCGCCTCCTGGTGCTACGCAGCCTCCACACTcagagcctgggggctgggctggcctgtgGGCCGGGGGCTGTTGGTACTGCTGGCCCAACACTGCTCtctttgtgtttggttttttgtttttgtttttcaattctttaCTTTTGATACTGTGAAGATCTTTCGTGCCGAAAGATAA